A genomic stretch from Acidobacteriota bacterium includes:
- the rpoB gene encoding DNA-directed RNA polymerase subunit beta has product MTFAAPLKVTIRLTLYDKESEAGPRSILDIKEQEVYFGEIPLMTDNGTFIINGTERVIVSQLHRSPGVFFESNAARSYFLGKLIPYRGSWVEFEYDTKNLLYVRIDRKRKILGTIFLRALGLKDNADIIKTFYRVENISLKDRKLLWEVSEGLLGMKLSKAVEHSRSHETIVASGKRITASVLKELQKSKITHVEITQHDLEGAYAAEDILDPSTGEILLEANNEVTPSVLNSAIDGGIEEMKVFFPERDEIGPVISQTLRRDSIKSVQEALIEMYRKLRPGDPPTLDTATALFTGMFFDPRKYDFSRVGRLKFNIKLGYYSKLKVRMDDKAVQFELEDARNLPTSNFYVVVDEEKIYVRKREGNVCTEVERGCEGTLATEHSETAPVQLPLDKRTLDPEDFYATIRYLLKLQKNPGGKFEVDDIDHLGNRRVRAVGELLENQFRLGLVRMERAIKEKMSVYQEMSTAMPHDLINAKPVMAAIREFFGSSQLSQFMDQTNPLSEITHKRRLSALGPGGLSRERAGFEVRDVHTTHYGRICPIETPEGPNIGLISSLSCYACINEYGFIESPYRKVRDGRVLDYVTITHGGDGPWKVGEHVEHEEVEKLNTELRSKKRRPVEHEPYSFYLSAWEEDNYVVAQANVPIDEKGRIANELVNARQTGNFVLVRRENVDYIDVSPKQLVSVAASLIPFLENDDANRALMGSNMQRQSVPLLRAQSPLVGTGMEEVTARDSGAVVICKRDGVVDSVDSERIIVRVEGDGHSQHMSREVGADIYQLIKFRRSNQNTCVNQKPVVRKGTRVKAGQVLADGPCTDHGELALGRNILVAFMPWRGYNFEDAILVSEKLVKEDSYTSIHIEEFETEARDTKLGPEDVTRDIPNVSETLLRDLDESGVIRIGAYAKPGDILVGKVTPKGETQLSPEEKLLRAIFGEKAGDVRDASLQCPPGIEGIVVDVKIFSRKGAEKDARARAIEDAEVSRMEKNLNDEIRILNDERLNRLCALLEGEKLQADLHDEKTNKRLLSKGDALTREDLARISGRNLKRMRIVKKDPTLTEQIDEIEEMTSRQIDILRKITAEKEQKLKKGDELPPGVIKLVKVYIAMKRKLSVGDKMAGRHGNKGVIARILPEEDMPYTPDGTPVEIVLNPLGVPSRMNVGQILETHLGWAAKELGEKIKALLPTNGHAEALREELKGIFSGTPLAKKFTDAKDEEILEFANSVQSGLRFATPVFDGASEKEIKAYLEKAGLSTSGKIVLRDGMTGDQFEQPVTVGYIYMLKLSHLVDDKIHARSIGPYSLITQQPLGGKAQFGGQRFGEMEVWALEAYGAACILQELLTAKSDDVYGRAKIYEAIVKGEAAIEPGVPESFNVLVRELQSLCLDVELIKKPKELHPAPVSPE; this is encoded by the coding sequence ATGACGTTCGCCGCCCCTCTCAAGGTGACCATCCGCCTGACACTGTACGACAAAGAAAGCGAGGCCGGTCCCCGCAGCATCCTCGACATCAAGGAGCAGGAAGTCTATTTCGGCGAGATCCCGCTGATGACCGACAACGGGACCTTTATTATCAACGGGACGGAGCGCGTGATTGTGAGCCAGCTCCACCGCTCGCCCGGCGTTTTCTTTGAGTCAAACGCCGCCCGAAGTTACTTTCTGGGCAAGCTTATTCCCTACCGCGGGTCCTGGGTGGAGTTTGAGTACGACACCAAAAACCTCCTGTATGTGCGGATCGACCGGAAGCGCAAAATTCTGGGTACTATCTTTCTGCGCGCCCTGGGCCTGAAAGACAACGCCGACATTATCAAGACATTCTACCGGGTAGAAAACATCAGCCTCAAAGACCGCAAGCTTCTTTGGGAGGTCTCGGAAGGGCTCCTGGGGATGAAGCTTTCAAAAGCCGTGGAGCACTCCCGGTCGCATGAGACGATCGTCGCTTCCGGTAAACGCATCACCGCGTCGGTGCTTAAAGAACTTCAGAAATCCAAGATTACTCATGTGGAAATCACCCAGCATGACCTGGAAGGCGCCTACGCAGCCGAGGACATCCTGGACCCCTCGACCGGGGAAATTCTGCTCGAAGCCAACAATGAAGTCACGCCCTCAGTGCTGAACTCTGCGATTGACGGCGGAATTGAGGAAATGAAGGTTTTCTTTCCCGAACGCGACGAGATCGGGCCCGTCATCAGCCAGACGCTGCGGCGCGATTCCATCAAGAGCGTGCAGGAAGCTTTGATTGAGATGTACCGGAAATTGCGTCCCGGCGATCCCCCCACGCTCGACACGGCGACAGCGCTGTTTACCGGAATGTTCTTCGATCCCCGCAAGTATGACTTTTCACGTGTAGGACGCCTGAAGTTCAACATCAAGCTGGGCTATTACAGCAAGCTCAAGGTCCGGATGGACGACAAGGCCGTCCAGTTTGAACTGGAAGACGCCCGGAACCTACCCACATCCAACTTCTACGTTGTCGTTGACGAGGAGAAAATCTACGTACGGAAGCGCGAAGGCAACGTTTGCACGGAGGTTGAGCGCGGCTGCGAAGGGACCCTGGCCACTGAGCACTCTGAAACCGCTCCTGTGCAACTTCCGCTGGACAAACGGACTCTTGACCCCGAAGACTTCTACGCAACCATCCGCTATCTGCTGAAGCTGCAGAAGAACCCGGGCGGCAAGTTCGAAGTGGATGACATTGACCATCTGGGCAACCGTCGGGTCCGCGCAGTAGGCGAGTTGCTTGAAAACCAGTTCCGCCTGGGCCTCGTGCGCATGGAGCGGGCCATCAAAGAGAAGATGTCCGTCTACCAGGAAATGTCCACGGCCATGCCACACGACCTGATCAACGCCAAGCCCGTGATGGCGGCCATCCGCGAGTTCTTCGGTTCCTCGCAACTGTCGCAGTTTATGGACCAGACCAACCCGCTTTCGGAGATTACTCACAAGCGCCGGCTGTCGGCTCTGGGGCCGGGCGGGTTGTCGCGCGAGCGCGCCGGATTTGAAGTCCGCGACGTTCACACGACGCACTACGGACGCATCTGCCCCATCGAGACCCCTGAAGGTCCCAACATCGGGCTCATCTCCTCGCTTTCGTGCTACGCGTGCATCAACGAATATGGCTTTATCGAAAGCCCCTATCGCAAGGTACGCGACGGGCGAGTGCTGGATTACGTCACCATCACGCACGGCGGCGACGGTCCCTGGAAAGTCGGCGAGCACGTTGAGCATGAAGAAGTGGAAAAGCTGAACACCGAGCTGCGTTCGAAGAAGCGCAGGCCGGTGGAACACGAGCCGTACTCGTTCTATCTTTCGGCCTGGGAAGAAGACAACTACGTGGTGGCCCAGGCCAACGTCCCCATCGACGAAAAGGGGCGTATCGCCAACGAATTGGTCAACGCGCGGCAAACCGGAAACTTTGTGCTGGTGCGGCGCGAGAACGTGGATTACATTGACGTCAGCCCGAAGCAACTGGTCAGCGTTGCTGCATCGCTGATTCCTTTCCTCGAAAACGACGACGCCAACCGCGCTCTGATGGGTTCCAACATGCAACGGCAGTCGGTTCCCCTGCTTCGCGCCCAGTCGCCGCTGGTTGGCACCGGCATGGAAGAGGTGACAGCGCGCGATTCCGGCGCGGTGGTCATCTGCAAACGCGATGGAGTGGTTGACAGCGTTGACAGCGAGCGCATTATCGTCCGCGTGGAAGGCGATGGCCACAGCCAGCACATGTCCCGCGAAGTAGGCGCCGACATCTATCAGCTGATCAAGTTCCGGCGCTCCAACCAGAACACGTGCGTCAACCAGAAGCCCGTGGTGCGAAAAGGCACGCGGGTGAAGGCGGGCCAGGTGCTCGCCGACGGCCCATGCACCGACCACGGCGAACTGGCCCTCGGGCGCAACATCCTGGTGGCTTTTATGCCCTGGCGCGGATATAACTTTGAGGACGCCATCCTGGTCAGCGAAAAACTGGTGAAGGAGGATTCCTACACCTCGATTCACATCGAAGAGTTCGAAACCGAGGCGCGTGATACCAAGCTCGGGCCGGAGGACGTGACCCGCGATATTCCCAACGTCTCCGAGACCCTGCTGCGCGACCTTGACGAGAGCGGCGTCATCCGGATTGGCGCCTACGCCAAGCCGGGCGACATCCTGGTGGGCAAAGTTACCCCGAAGGGTGAAACACAACTCTCGCCTGAGGAAAAACTGCTGCGGGCCATCTTCGGAGAAAAGGCCGGCGACGTCCGCGACGCTTCGCTGCAATGCCCTCCGGGCATCGAAGGCATTGTAGTGGACGTCAAGATTTTCTCCCGCAAGGGCGCGGAGAAGGACGCGCGCGCCAGGGCCATTGAAGACGCCGAAGTGTCGCGCATGGAAAAGAACCTCAACGACGAGATTCGCATCCTGAACGACGAGCGCCTGAACCGCCTGTGCGCCCTGCTGGAGGGTGAAAAGCTCCAGGCTGACCTGCACGACGAAAAGACCAACAAGCGCCTGCTGTCCAAGGGCGACGCGCTCACGCGCGAGGACCTGGCCCGTATTTCGGGACGCAACCTCAAGCGCATGCGTATCGTGAAAAAAGATCCCACGCTGACCGAACAGATTGACGAGATCGAAGAGATGACTTCTCGCCAGATCGATATCCTGCGCAAGATCACCGCGGAGAAAGAGCAGAAGCTCAAGAAGGGCGACGAGCTTCCTCCGGGCGTGATCAAGCTGGTGAAGGTCTACATCGCCATGAAGCGCAAGCTTTCCGTCGGCGACAAAATGGCGGGCCGGCACGGCAACAAAGGGGTCATCGCCCGGATTCTGCCGGAAGAGGACATGCCCTACACGCCCGACGGTACGCCCGTTGAAATCGTCCTGAACCCTCTCGGCGTGCCTTCCCGGATGAATGTGGGGCAGATACTTGAAACGCATCTCGGGTGGGCGGCCAAGGAGTTGGGCGAGAAAATCAAGGCGCTGCTCCCGACCAACGGCCACGCGGAGGCGCTCCGGGAAGAGCTGAAAGGCATCTTCAGCGGTACGCCGCTCGCCAAAAAGTTCACCGACGCAAAGGATGAGGAAATCCTGGAATTCGCGAACTCCGTCCAGAGCGGATTGCGCTTTGCCACCCCCGTTTTTGACGGGGCCAGCGAAAAGGAGATCAAGGCTTACCTTGAAAAGGCCGGCCTATCGACCTCCGGCAAAATCGTGCTCCGCGATGGAATGACGGGCGACCAGTTTGAGCAGCCGGTGACCGTGGGATACATCTATATGCTGAAGCTGTCTCACCTGGTAGACGACAAGATCCACGCGCGTTCCATCGGCCCCTACTCGCTGATCACGCAGCAGCCGCTGGGCGGCAAGGCACAGTTCGGCGGCCAGCGGTTTGGAGAAATGGAGGTGTGGGCGCTCGAAGCCTACGGCGCCGCCTGCATTCTCCAGGAACTGCTGACGGCGAAATCCGACGATGTTTACGGCCGCGCCAAGATCTACGAAGCGATCGTCAAGGGCGAGGCCGCGATCGAACCCGGCGTGCCGGAGTCCTTCAACGTTCTGGTGCGGGAGCTGCAAAGCCTCTGCCTGGACGTGGAACTCATCAAGAAGC
- a CDS encoding 50S ribosomal protein L7/L12: protein MSEKVEKIVEEVKGLTLLEASELVKKLEEVLGVSAAAAAPVVVAGAAGAGAAAAPAEEKTEFSVVLTAVGANKINVIKAVREVTSLGLKEAKDLVDGAPKPIKDGVSKEEAENIKKKFTEAGATVEVK, encoded by the coding sequence ATGTCCGAAAAAGTCGAAAAAATCGTCGAAGAAGTTAAAGGGCTGACGCTGCTTGAAGCTTCAGAGCTGGTGAAGAAGCTCGAAGAAGTGCTGGGGGTCTCCGCTGCTGCGGCCGCTCCGGTAGTGGTGGCAGGAGCGGCAGGAGCGGGAGCAGCGGCTGCGCCAGCTGAAGAAAAGACCGAATTCAGCGTGGTTCTGACCGCCGTCGGCGCCAACAAAATCAATGTTATCAAAGCAGTTCGCGAAGTTACAAGCCTCGGCCTGAAAGAAGCCAAGGACCTGGTAGATGGCGCCCCTAAACCCATCAAGGATGGGGTTTCCAAGGAAGAGGCGGAAAACATTAAGAAGAAGTTTACTGAAGCAGGTGCGACCGTAGAAGTAAAATAG
- a CDS encoding 50S ribosomal protein L10: MKREEKHQQAKDLHEELKNARTVFLTGFEGLTVAQDTDLRRQVSRTGARYKVVKNSLIERAAAGTEAEPTAQNLRGTTSLAYTATDPVSLAKVLVEYAKENPALVFKAGMVEGRVVSMAEVEALASLPSREALFAKALYVMKAPAQQLATAISAVARNLARVIQQAVKEEKFKASGDN, from the coding sequence ATGAAGCGGGAAGAAAAACATCAGCAGGCGAAAGATCTCCATGAGGAATTAAAGAACGCCCGCACGGTCTTTCTGACAGGATTTGAAGGTTTGACGGTGGCGCAAGATACCGACCTTCGCCGCCAGGTCTCAAGGACGGGCGCCCGGTACAAGGTGGTAAAAAACAGCCTGATCGAGCGGGCAGCAGCGGGGACGGAGGCCGAGCCGACAGCTCAGAACCTGCGCGGAACAACTTCGCTCGCGTATACGGCGACAGATCCCGTTTCCCTGGCCAAAGTCCTGGTGGAATACGCCAAGGAGAACCCAGCCCTTGTTTTCAAGGCGGGAATGGTGGAAGGACGAGTGGTCTCCATGGCAGAGGTGGAGGCCCTTGCGTCACTCCCCTCCCGCGAAGCGTTGTTCGCCAAAGCATTGTATGTGATGAAGGCGCCGGCCCAGCAGCTTGCCACCGCGATCTCTGCTGTGGCCCGCAATCTTGCGCGAGTGATTCAACAGGCCGTGAAAGAAGAAAAGTTTAAGGCATCCGGCGATAACTAG
- a CDS encoding 50S ribosomal protein L1 → MVDKPAYPLQEAIPLVKKAAFAKFDESVELALSLGVDPKHADQMVRGTVVLPHGLGKTTRVIVIASGEKVREAREAGADEVGAEDMVQKIQGGWMDFDAVVATPDMMKSVGRLGKVLGPRGLMPNPKTGTVTLDVTKAVSELKAGKVEFRVDKTGIIHCAVGRVSFDAEKLADNARALITSILRAKPATAKGRYVKNIVVSSTMGPGVPIDLESVDAA, encoded by the coding sequence ATGGTGGACAAGCCCGCCTACCCGCTTCAGGAAGCCATACCGCTGGTCAAGAAAGCGGCTTTTGCCAAGTTCGACGAGTCGGTTGAACTCGCATTGAGCCTGGGCGTAGATCCGAAGCATGCCGACCAGATGGTGCGCGGGACAGTGGTCCTGCCGCACGGCCTTGGCAAAACGACCCGAGTGATTGTCATTGCTTCCGGCGAAAAGGTCCGTGAGGCACGCGAGGCCGGCGCCGACGAAGTGGGCGCTGAAGACATGGTTCAGAAGATTCAGGGCGGATGGATGGACTTTGATGCGGTTGTGGCGACGCCCGACATGATGAAGTCCGTGGGCCGCCTGGGAAAGGTGCTGGGTCCCCGAGGATTGATGCCAAATCCCAAGACAGGCACGGTTACTCTGGACGTGACGAAAGCCGTCAGTGAACTGAAGGCGGGCAAGGTGGAGTTTCGCGTTGATAAAACCGGCATCATCCACTGCGCAGTCGGGAGAGTTTCATTTGACGCAGAGAAACTCGCCGACAACGCAAGGGCGCTTATCACAAGCATATTGAGAGCGAAGCCGGCAACGGCCAAAGGCCGCTATGTAAAAAACATTGTTGTCTCATCAACGATGGGGCCCGGCGTGCCCATTGACCTGGAATCAGTGGACGCCGCTTAA